A genome region from Sphingorhabdus sp. SMR4y includes the following:
- a CDS encoding leucyl aminopeptidase family protein, with amino-acid sequence MTDFKALIEADTGQTARSIQLLDVGNFEDWLKGQPENIRSLVTANQFSGKADSYLLLPPAAGKSDDKSVASDFSVVAGVADVARLDAWSLAKIGGSLPEGHYRLQDISAKGALFGWLISQHEFDRYKDLPDRQGPSVLLVNDAIGQRDEAVRQADASAMVRDMVNTPAADMGPDRLEDIVDKLAAEHGAELKVTRGDTLEEHFPMIHGVGKAAMRAHAPRLLELKWGKADHPKIAIIGKGVTFDSGGLSMKSPAGMMLMKKDMGGAAHAIALARLVMETRLPVQLHLLVPAVENAIDGHALRPGDILHSRKGLTVEITNTDAEGRLVLGDALTLAGEQEPELMIDFATLTGAARVALGPDLPAMFCDDSEMAAGLLQAGDEEGDPLWQMPLWSGYDAMLNSNIADCVNSASGGFAGCITAALFLKKFAPESASWAHFDTFAWRPAAKPGRPQGGEALGLRASWRYLRGRYGQ; translated from the coding sequence ATGACTGATTTCAAGGCATTGATCGAGGCCGATACCGGCCAGACCGCACGCTCCATCCAGTTGCTGGATGTCGGCAATTTTGAAGACTGGCTGAAAGGGCAGCCGGAGAATATCCGGTCGCTGGTTACGGCCAACCAATTTTCCGGCAAGGCCGACAGCTATCTTCTTCTGCCCCCGGCGGCGGGCAAGAGCGATGACAAGTCGGTTGCGTCCGACTTTTCGGTGGTTGCGGGCGTGGCGGATGTGGCCCGGCTCGATGCCTGGTCTCTGGCCAAGATCGGCGGCAGCCTCCCCGAGGGCCATTACCGGTTGCAGGATATCAGCGCCAAGGGTGCCCTGTTCGGCTGGCTTATCTCGCAGCATGAATTTGACCGTTACAAGGACTTGCCCGACCGCCAGGGGCCGAGCGTGTTGCTGGTCAATGATGCCATCGGGCAGCGCGACGAAGCCGTGCGCCAGGCCGATGCCAGCGCGATGGTCCGCGATATGGTCAACACGCCAGCGGCCGACATGGGCCCGGACCGGCTGGAGGATATTGTCGACAAGCTGGCGGCCGAACATGGCGCGGAGCTGAAAGTGACGCGGGGAGATACGCTGGAAGAACATTTCCCGATGATCCACGGCGTCGGCAAGGCGGCGATGCGCGCCCATGCGCCGCGTCTGCTCGAGCTGAAATGGGGCAAGGCCGATCATCCGAAAATCGCGATCATCGGCAAGGGTGTGACCTTCGACAGCGGCGGGCTTTCGATGAAGTCGCCGGCCGGCATGATGCTGATGAAAAAGGATATGGGGGGCGCTGCCCATGCCATCGCTCTGGCGAGACTGGTGATGGAGACGCGGCTGCCAGTGCAACTGCACCTGCTGGTACCGGCGGTGGAAAACGCAATCGACGGCCATGCCCTGCGCCCCGGTGACATATTGCACAGCCGCAAGGGGCTGACCGTCGAGATTACCAATACCGACGCCGAAGGACGGCTGGTGCTGGGCGATGCGCTGACCCTGGCCGGCGAGCAAGAACCGGAGCTGATGATCGATTTCGCGACATTGACGGGTGCGGCTCGCGTCGCCCTCGGTCCGGATTTGCCGGCGATGTTCTGCGATGACAGCGAAATGGCGGCCGGTCTGCTGCAGGCCGGCGACGAAGAAGGCGATCCATTGTGGCAGATGCCGCTCTGGTCCGGCTATGACGCGATGCTGAACAGCAATATCGCCGATTGCGTGAACAGCGCTTCCGGCGGCTTTGCCGGTTGCATTACCGCGGCGCTGTTCCTCAAGAAATTCGCGCCTGAATCAGCGTCCTGGGCGCATTTCGATACATTTGCCTGGCGACCCGCAGCCAAGCCGGGCCGCCCGCAAGGCGGGGAAGCACTGGGCCTGCGGGCGAGCTGGCGCTATTTGCGGGGGCGTTACGGGCAATAA
- a CDS encoding pyridoxine 5'-phosphate synthase, with product MSDANSLRLGVNIDHVATIRNARGGDHPEPVRAALMAAEAGADGITAHLREDRRHIRDDDLSVLMEKLTIPLNLEMAATDEMLAIALRHQPHAACIVPENREERTTEGGLDAAGQHNRLTDFVGQLKEANIRVSLFIEPDPRQIEAAIRLGAPVVEFHTGHYAEVTGAEREAELRRIADAAALAAKNGIEPHAGHGLTFDNVVPIAAIPQLKELNIGHFLIGEAIFSGLDGSIRQMRELMDEAR from the coding sequence GTGAGCGACGCCAACTCCCTCCGGCTCGGCGTCAACATCGACCATGTTGCCACTATCCGCAACGCACGCGGCGGCGATCATCCCGAACCGGTGCGCGCGGCGCTGATGGCCGCAGAAGCCGGCGCTGACGGCATCACCGCCCATCTCCGCGAAGACCGCCGCCATATCCGCGACGATGATCTCAGCGTGCTGATGGAAAAGCTCACCATTCCGCTCAATCTGGAAATGGCGGCAACCGACGAGATGCTGGCCATAGCGCTGCGGCACCAGCCGCACGCTGCCTGCATCGTTCCGGAAAACCGGGAAGAACGGACCACCGAAGGCGGGCTGGATGCCGCCGGTCAGCACAACCGGCTGACCGATTTTGTCGGCCAGCTGAAAGAGGCGAATATCCGGGTCAGCCTGTTCATCGAACCCGACCCCCGCCAGATCGAGGCCGCCATCCGCCTCGGCGCGCCGGTGGTCGAATTTCACACCGGCCATTATGCCGAGGTCACCGGAGCCGAACGCGAGGCCGAACTGCGCCGGATCGCCGATGCCGCGGCCCTGGCGGCGAAAAACGGTATCGAGCCGCACGCCGGACACGGGCTGACCTTCGACAATGTCGTCCCGATCGCCGCCATCCCGCAACTGAAGGAACTGAACATCGGCCATTTTCTGATCGGCGAAGCGATATTCAGCGGGCTTGACGGCAGCATCCGCCAGATGCGCGAATTGATGGACGAAGCACGGTGA
- the acpS gene encoding holo-ACP synthase: MIIGLGSDLCNIERIQNSLDRFGERFENRVFTELERAKAARRPFTKAGTYAKRFAAKEAYSKAVGTGFRAGVFMKDIGVINAKSGAPTLALTGGAKKRLDALTPAGYETFVHLTLTDDHPWAQAFVIIEAHPL; the protein is encoded by the coding sequence ATGATCATCGGTCTCGGCTCCGACCTCTGCAATATCGAGCGCATCCAGAATTCGCTCGACCGCTTTGGCGAGCGGTTTGAAAATCGCGTCTTCACCGAACTCGAGCGCGCCAAGGCCGCGCGGCGTCCCTTCACCAAGGCCGGCACCTATGCCAAGCGCTTCGCCGCCAAGGAAGCCTATTCCAAAGCCGTCGGCACCGGCTTCCGCGCCGGCGTGTTCATGAAGGATATCGGCGTCATCAATGCCAAGAGCGGCGCGCCGACGCTCGCCCTGACCGGCGGCGCGAAGAAACGTCTCGACGCCCTGACACCGGCAGGATATGAAACATTCGTTCACCTCACACTCACCGACGATCATCCATGGGCACAGGCCTTCGTGATCATTGAAGCCCATCCGCTCTAG
- the pyrE gene encoding orotate phosphoribosyltransferase: MTEDEILAEFRSCDALLQGHFILSSGRHSSKYLQCARLLMNPARAARVADALTAQIPQNIRRSIDIVVSPAMGGVIIGHEMGRSLGLDALFLERPEGTFELRRGFRLEPGQKVLMMEDVVTTGLSSREAIQAIRNAGGDVIAAGALVDRSNGAAQFDVPFFPLVTLDVPSYAADEVPADLAAIPATKPGSRAEPASA; encoded by the coding sequence TTGACAGAAGACGAGATTTTAGCCGAATTCCGAAGCTGTGACGCCTTGCTGCAGGGCCATTTCATCCTCTCGTCCGGACGCCATAGCAGCAAATATCTGCAGTGCGCGCGGCTGTTGATGAACCCGGCGCGGGCAGCCCGCGTCGCCGACGCCCTGACGGCCCAGATCCCGCAGAATATCAGGCGCTCGATCGATATCGTGGTGTCTCCGGCAATGGGTGGCGTCATTATCGGCCATGAAATGGGCCGTTCGCTTGGCCTGGATGCGCTGTTTCTCGAACGGCCGGAAGGCACATTCGAACTGCGTCGCGGTTTTCGGCTGGAGCCTGGCCAGAAAGTGCTGATGATGGAAGATGTCGTCACCACCGGCCTGTCTTCGCGCGAAGCGATACAGGCGATCCGGAACGCCGGCGGCGATGTCATTGCCGCCGGGGCGCTTGTCGACCGTTCCAATGGAGCCGCGCAATTTGATGTCCCCTTCTTCCCGCTGGTGACGCTGGACGTGCCCTCTTATGCGGCCGATGAAGTCCCCGCCGATCTGGCCGCCATACCGGCGACCAAACCGGGCAGCCGCGCGGAACCCGCATCGGCGTGA
- the ctaD gene encoding cytochrome c oxidase subunit I: MTTITADGHIDDHAHDADHKPAFFQRWFMSTNHKDIGTLYLIFAIVAGIIGGAISGLMRLELAEPGIQYLQAWASISNGSEASMDQAYHLWNVLITAHGLIMVFFMVMPAMIGGFGNWFVPLMIGAPDMAFPRMNNVSFWLLVPAFLLLLGSSFVPGGTGNGAGTGWTVYAPLSTSGSVGPAVDMAILSLHLAGASSILGAINFITTIFNMRAPGMTLHKMPLFVWSVLVTAFLLLLALPVLAAAITMLLTDRNFGTTFYDAAGGGDPVLYQHLFWFFGHPEVYIMILPGFGMISHIVATFSRKPVFGYLGMAYAMVAIGVVGFVVWAHHMFTTGMSVNVKMYFTAATMVIAVPTGIKIFSWIATMWGGSMTFKTPMIWALGFIFMFTVGGVTGVVLANGGIDDNLHDTYYVVAHFHYVLSLGAVFSIFAGFYYWFPKMSGRMYSELLGQLHFWIFFIGVNILFFPQHFLGQQGMPRRYADYPEQFAYWNQISSIGYAVMLVGVLIFFVNIGWSLLAGRKAEGNYWGEGATTLEWTLTSPPPFHQFETLPQIK; this comes from the coding sequence ATGACAACAATCACAGCAGATGGCCATATCGACGATCACGCGCATGACGCGGATCACAAGCCGGCCTTTTTCCAGCGCTGGTTCATGTCGACCAACCACAAGGACATCGGCACACTCTATCTGATCTTCGCGATTGTCGCGGGTATCATCGGTGGTGCCATTTCCGGTCTGATGCGTCTCGAACTGGCTGAGCCAGGCATCCAGTATCTGCAGGCCTGGGCGAGCATTTCCAACGGCAGCGAAGCGTCGATGGATCAGGCCTATCACCTGTGGAACGTGCTGATTACCGCGCACGGCCTGATCATGGTCTTCTTCATGGTCATGCCGGCAATGATCGGCGGTTTTGGTAACTGGTTCGTGCCGCTGATGATCGGTGCGCCGGACATGGCCTTTCCGCGGATGAACAATGTCAGCTTCTGGCTGCTGGTTCCCGCGTTCCTGTTGCTCCTCGGCTCCTCTTTCGTGCCGGGTGGTACCGGTAACGGTGCCGGCACCGGCTGGACGGTTTACGCGCCGCTCTCGACGAGCGGTTCGGTTGGCCCGGCGGTAGATATGGCGATTCTATCGCTCCATCTTGCCGGTGCATCCTCGATCCTCGGTGCAATCAACTTCATCACCACCATCTTCAATATGCGCGCGCCGGGCATGACCCTGCACAAAATGCCGCTCTTCGTCTGGTCGGTTCTGGTAACCGCATTCCTGCTGCTTCTCGCGCTTCCTGTGCTTGCCGCAGCGATTACGATGCTGCTTACCGACCGTAATTTCGGCACGACCTTCTATGATGCGGCCGGTGGCGGTGATCCGGTCCTGTACCAGCATCTGTTCTGGTTCTTCGGTCATCCTGAAGTCTATATCATGATCCTGCCCGGTTTCGGCATGATCAGCCATATCGTCGCGACCTTCAGTCGCAAGCCGGTCTTCGGCTATCTCGGCATGGCCTATGCCATGGTTGCCATCGGTGTGGTCGGCTTCGTCGTCTGGGCGCACCACATGTTCACCACCGGCATGTCGGTTAACGTGAAAATGTATTTCACCGCAGCCACCATGGTGATCGCGGTGCCGACCGGCATCAAGATCTTCTCGTGGATCGCGACCATGTGGGGCGGTTCGATGACCTTCAAGACGCCGATGATTTGGGCCCTGGGCTTCATCTTCATGTTCACCGTTGGTGGCGTGACCGGCGTTGTGCTGGCCAATGGCGGTATCGATGACAATCTGCACGACACTTATTATGTGGTGGCGCACTTCCACTATGTGCTGTCGCTGGGTGCGGTCTTCTCGATCTTCGCCGGCTTCTATTACTGGTTCCCGAAAATGTCGGGACGGATGTACAGCGAACTGCTGGGGCAGCTCCACTTCTGGATATTCTTCATCGGCGTGAACATCCTGTTCTTCCCGCAGCATTTCCTCGGACAGCAGGGCATGCCACGGCGCTATGCCGACTATCCGGAGCAGTTTGCTTACTGGAACCAGATCAGCTCGATCGGCTATGCCGTGATGCTGGTCGGCGTGCTGATCTTCTTCGTGAACATCGGATGGTCGTTGCTGGCTGGCCGCAAGGCGGAAGGCAATTACTGGGGCGAAGGCGCAACGACGCTGGAATGGACCCTGACCAGCCCGCCGCCGTTCCACCAGTTCGAAACGCTGCCTCAGATCAAGTGA
- a CDS encoding amidohydrolase family protein: MEAFIIRLLTAVAAIFAILFAPAPLAAQTEAPLLLRNVRILDLGGSDPALQTGQSILIDGGIIKAIGPMAALSAPPAARVVDGGDRIAMPGLVDMHVHLWDKAALGAYLAHGVTTIRNASGMPFHLRLAQEIAAGQIAGPRLITTGPILNGDGPNAQVNHQIVSNGTEARAAVRAQHEAGYRRIKVYSNLSREAYEAARDEARALGMAVMGHTPEGIREPGMPRTRPFNIAFEELLDDGFITFEHIESIVWHGLRDAHDEAAAKNLASRVAAAGVPVDATLLAFYNLMRVAETRGEYLNRPGVDMLNPLVVAQEQENYDRWSGEAIAPARAAFDFYKRATKIFADAGVLIVTGSDAGIFTNIPGRSLIQELHLLSEAGLSHAEVLRAATQNAALALGEADGAGRIAPGHRADLILLDGNPLDDLDAAGSPAMVIAGGRLYDRAALDQLHGAASQPDLARTQRNLLEGLQAQGGDPSVLGE; the protein is encoded by the coding sequence ATGGAGGCATTTATCATTAGATTACTCACGGCCGTCGCGGCTATTTTCGCGATTCTGTTCGCGCCCGCTCCGCTAGCCGCACAGACAGAAGCGCCGCTCCTTCTGCGCAATGTCCGCATTCTCGATCTCGGCGGATCAGACCCGGCGCTGCAAACCGGCCAGTCCATTCTTATCGATGGCGGAATTATCAAGGCCATCGGGCCAATGGCTGCGCTGTCCGCACCGCCCGCTGCCCGCGTGGTCGACGGAGGCGACCGGATCGCGATGCCCGGCCTTGTCGATATGCACGTCCACCTTTGGGACAAAGCTGCGCTGGGCGCCTATCTCGCACACGGCGTCACGACGATCCGCAATGCTTCCGGCATGCCCTTTCATCTGCGCCTCGCGCAAGAAATCGCGGCCGGACAAATCGCCGGCCCGCGCCTGATCACGACCGGTCCCATTCTCAACGGCGACGGCCCCAATGCTCAGGTAAACCACCAGATCGTCTCGAACGGCACCGAGGCACGGGCCGCAGTTCGCGCCCAGCATGAGGCCGGATACCGACGCATCAAAGTCTACTCAAACCTGTCCCGCGAGGCCTATGAAGCGGCGCGCGACGAAGCCAGAGCACTCGGCATGGCGGTCATGGGCCACACGCCCGAGGGCATCCGGGAGCCGGGCATGCCGCGGACACGCCCTTTCAATATCGCGTTCGAAGAATTGCTCGACGACGGGTTCATTACCTTCGAACATATCGAATCGATCGTCTGGCATGGCTTGCGCGACGCGCATGACGAGGCCGCCGCAAAAAATCTGGCCTCCCGGGTTGCAGCCGCCGGCGTGCCGGTCGATGCGACCCTTCTGGCCTTCTACAATCTGATGCGGGTTGCCGAGACGCGCGGAGAATATCTCAATCGACCCGGCGTGGACATGTTGAATCCGCTGGTTGTGGCCCAGGAACAGGAAAATTACGATCGCTGGTCCGGCGAAGCGATCGCCCCGGCGCGCGCCGCCTTTGATTTTTACAAGCGAGCGACAAAGATTTTCGCAGATGCCGGCGTCCTGATCGTCACCGGCAGCGATGCGGGTATTTTCACCAATATTCCCGGCCGTTCCCTGATTCAGGAGCTTCACCTGCTGTCCGAAGCCGGCCTGTCACATGCCGAAGTCCTGCGCGCCGCAACGCAAAATGCTGCATTGGCGCTCGGCGAAGCGGATGGAGCGGGCCGTATCGCGCCCGGCCATCGCGCCGACCTCATTTTGCTCGACGGCAATCCGCTGGACGATCTGGATGCTGCGGGGAGTCCGGCCATGGTGATCGCCGGTGGACGTCTCTATGACCGGGCTGCGCTGGATCAGCTGCACGGGGCCGCCAGCCAGCCGGATTTGGCGCGGACCCAACGCAATCTGCTGGAGGGTTTGCAGGCGCAGGGCGGCGATCCGTCCGTACTGGGCGAATAG
- the argC gene encoding N-acetyl-gamma-glutamyl-phosphate reductase: MTQTVFIDGAVGTTGLEIAERLAGRDEFSMVRLPDEQRKDPAARREAINDSDFVILCLPDDAAREAVALCDNDRTRFIDASTAHRVADGWTYGFAEFRDGQRDAIAGARFVSNPGCYPTGFLALLAPLIAKGLLPADWPYVMNAVSGYSGGGKALIERFAQEPDLGFRSYGLNFDHKHLPEMKAYAGLTHDVIFAPSVIRAFRGMLVDVPLHLGAMGSARADRLLDVLSGFYAGSRIVSVQGRGDLSELLISENDAPTDRLELFVCGNAQGDHARLIARLDNLGKGASGAAVQNLNIMAGLDETAGLRL, from the coding sequence ATGACGCAGACTGTTTTCATAGATGGTGCGGTCGGCACCACTGGCCTGGAGATTGCCGAACGGCTGGCCGGACGCGATGAATTTTCCATGGTCCGGCTGCCCGATGAGCAGCGCAAGGATCCGGCCGCGCGGCGCGAGGCGATCAATGACAGCGATTTTGTCATTCTCTGTCTGCCTGACGATGCGGCACGCGAGGCAGTGGCGCTGTGCGACAATGATCGCACGCGCTTTATTGATGCTTCCACCGCGCACCGGGTCGCCGATGGCTGGACCTATGGTTTCGCGGAGTTTCGCGACGGCCAGCGCGATGCTATTGCAGGCGCGCGCTTCGTGTCCAATCCCGGCTGCTATCCGACCGGCTTTCTGGCGCTGCTTGCGCCATTGATCGCAAAGGGGCTGCTGCCGGCCGACTGGCCCTATGTGATGAATGCGGTGTCCGGCTATTCCGGTGGGGGCAAAGCGCTGATCGAGCGCTTTGCGCAGGAGCCTGATCTCGGCTTCCGCAGCTATGGCCTGAATTTCGACCATAAGCATCTGCCCGAGATGAAAGCCTATGCCGGTCTGACACATGATGTGATTTTCGCGCCGTCGGTGATCCGCGCCTTCCGGGGCATGCTGGTCGATGTGCCGCTGCATCTCGGAGCCATGGGAAGCGCGCGCGCGGACCGGCTGCTTGACGTGTTGAGCGGTTTTTATGCCGGATCCCGGATCGTGTCGGTTCAGGGCAGGGGCGACTTGTCAGAGCTGTTGATCAGCGAGAATGATGCACCGACAGACCGGCTTGAGCTGTTCGTCTGCGGCAATGCCCAAGGCGATCATGCGCGGCTGATCGCGCGGCTTGATAATCTGGGCAAGGGCGCGTCGGGCGCGGCCGTGCAGAATCTCAATATCATGGCCGGGCTGGACGAAACCGCAGGATTGCGGCTCTAG
- the lepB gene encoding signal peptidase I, whose protein sequence is MSIDKTADSGSSEKPEKTDWVGEFKSIALLLLAVLAFHSLVAKPFYIPSVSMMPGLLVGDRLIVSKYAYGWSWVSPTFHILPRMEGRLFGSLPERGDVVILTPRDQSSDYIKRVIGLPGDIVELRGGQIFLNGIAVRQEVQPDLQLPIDANSPCGDNEFPGARGTDAAGTPVCNLPILRETLPNGVSYDIIDLGPQYTDDVAPVEIPEGQVYLLGDNRDLSADSRVASPLGLGGAIPWENIGGRAEFITFSLDGTTTLNPLTWWGAFRSGRAGTSLRPARAAAAAE, encoded by the coding sequence ATGTCGATAGATAAAACCGCAGACAGCGGCTCCAGCGAAAAACCGGAGAAGACCGACTGGGTCGGCGAATTCAAGAGCATTGCCCTGCTGTTGCTGGCGGTTCTCGCCTTCCACAGTCTGGTCGCCAAGCCTTTCTACATTCCCTCCGTTTCGATGATGCCCGGCCTGCTTGTCGGGGACCGGCTGATTGTCAGCAAATATGCCTATGGCTGGTCCTGGGTCTCGCCGACCTTTCACATCCTCCCGCGCATGGAAGGCCGGCTGTTCGGCAGCTTGCCGGAACGTGGCGACGTGGTGATCCTGACACCGCGGGACCAGAGCAGCGACTATATCAAGCGGGTAATCGGTCTGCCCGGCGACATTGTCGAGCTGCGTGGCGGCCAGATATTCCTCAACGGCATCGCGGTCAGACAGGAGGTCCAGCCCGATCTGCAGCTGCCGATCGATGCCAATTCCCCGTGCGGAGACAATGAATTTCCCGGCGCGCGCGGTACAGACGCTGCCGGCACCCCGGTTTGCAACCTGCCGATCCTCCGCGAGACCCTGCCCAATGGTGTGAGCTATGATATTATCGATCTCGGCCCGCAATATACCGATGATGTGGCACCGGTCGAGATACCCGAAGGCCAGGTCTATCTGCTCGGCGACAACCGCGATCTCAGTGCCGACAGCCGGGTCGCCAGCCCGCTGGGCCTCGGCGGTGCGATTCCGTGGGAGAATATCGGCGGACGCGCGGAATTCATCACCTTCTCGCTTGATGGCACCACGACGCTCAATCCGCTGACCTGGTGGGGTGCTTTCCGTAGCGGGCGTGCCGGCACCAGCCTGCGGCCGGCCAGAGCGGCAGCCGCCGCCGAATAG
- a CDS encoding C40 family peptidase: protein MDMETADTGAHAKFVLIGPEGDFDPRITAHRGDLADIALAGKMFAPHYAEPMPMRCSAPKAMLRKLPGKDHEAISELLHGEDFHVLDIAGDWAWGYCGHDSYVGYVPVHALQHQKKTPEPTHLIFARAALVFVEPDHKSSVMKRLPMGARIACGEASECGNFLKTGKGYVHVRHVQAIGTKVVFDGSNGTAALAEQLIGAPYLWGGRSGDGLDCSGLIQMILMLTGIDAPRDTDQQLATLGEKIDGDAALRRGDLIFFPDHVGLMVDEERIIHSTSHAMQVIVEPLADIVARFAKTAEQPILARKRLS, encoded by the coding sequence ATGGACATGGAAACTGCAGACACAGGCGCGCACGCAAAATTCGTGCTGATTGGTCCTGAAGGGGATTTTGACCCCAGGATCACGGCGCATCGCGGGGACCTGGCGGATATAGCGCTCGCCGGAAAAATGTTTGCGCCGCATTATGCGGAACCCATGCCGATGCGCTGTTCGGCGCCGAAGGCAATGCTGCGCAAGCTGCCCGGCAAGGATCATGAAGCGATTTCCGAATTGCTGCACGGCGAGGATTTTCACGTGCTGGACATCGCGGGCGACTGGGCCTGGGGTTATTGCGGCCATGACAGCTATGTCGGCTATGTGCCGGTCCACGCGCTGCAGCATCAGAAGAAGACGCCCGAGCCGACGCATCTGATCTTTGCCCGCGCAGCGCTGGTCTTTGTCGAGCCGGATCATAAGTCGAGCGTGATGAAGCGTTTGCCGATGGGTGCGCGCATTGCCTGCGGCGAAGCCAGCGAATGCGGCAATTTCCTGAAAACCGGCAAGGGCTATGTCCATGTCCGTCACGTTCAGGCGATCGGCACGAAGGTCGTGTTTGACGGCAGCAACGGGACGGCGGCGCTGGCCGAACAGCTGATCGGAGCACCCTATCTCTGGGGTGGCCGCAGCGGCGACGGCCTCGACTGTTCGGGTCTGATCCAGATGATCTTGATGCTCACCGGTATCGATGCGCCGCGAGACACCGACCAGCAGCTTGCCACTCTGGGCGAGAAGATTGACGGGGATGCGGCGCTGCGACGCGGCGATCTGATATTCTTCCCCGATCATGTCGGCCTGATGGTCGACGAGGAACGGATCATCCACTCCACTTCACACGCGATGCAGGTGATTGTCGAGCCGCTGGCCGACATAGTGGCCCGCTTTGCCAAAACCGCCGAACAGCCGATATTGGCCCGCAAGCGGCTTTCCTGA
- the coxB gene encoding cytochrome c oxidase subunit II, whose translation MTHFVKAWILAIGLILTPTALSAQEALPAAPSVEPAASSELEAADAPAAAEATASGLDPALYTPMKPTPGVGMPVNGGIDFQEQFSETGQTAHWINNAILVPMMVGVSLVVLGLLFWVVLRFRRGANPEPSKTTHNTFIEIIWTVIPVLILVVIAVPSISLLARQFEPAPEEALTVKITGYQWYWGYSYPDNGDFEIISNMLSEEESEARGEPYQLAADNRMVIPVGKPVKLLITAADVIHSFAIPSAWFKLDAVPGRINEKVLQIDREGVYYGQCSELCGARHGFMPITVEVLSEEKFNNWVLANGGTVKGAAAEPAATDAAADEATTEIAAADAAAATN comes from the coding sequence ATGACTCATTTTGTGAAAGCTTGGATTCTGGCCATCGGCCTGATTCTCACGCCAACAGCATTGTCGGCGCAGGAAGCGTTGCCGGCAGCGCCGTCCGTAGAACCGGCGGCCAGCAGCGAACTGGAAGCGGCGGATGCTCCGGCAGCAGCCGAAGCCACTGCGTCCGGTCTCGATCCGGCTCTATATACCCCGATGAAACCAACGCCGGGCGTTGGCATGCCGGTCAATGGCGGCATTGATTTCCAGGAACAGTTTAGCGAAACCGGCCAGACGGCCCACTGGATCAACAATGCGATCCTGGTCCCGATGATGGTTGGCGTCAGCCTGGTCGTTCTCGGACTGCTGTTCTGGGTCGTCCTGCGTTTTCGTCGCGGTGCCAACCCCGAACCGTCGAAAACGACGCATAATACATTCATCGAAATTATCTGGACGGTTATTCCGGTTCTGATCCTCGTGGTCATCGCCGTTCCGTCGATCAGCCTTCTGGCCCGCCAGTTCGAGCCGGCACCGGAAGAGGCGTTGACCGTGAAAATCACGGGATATCAGTGGTATTGGGGGTATAGCTATCCCGACAATGGTGATTTCGAAATCATCTCCAACATGCTTTCCGAAGAAGAATCGGAAGCGCGCGGCGAGCCGTATCAGCTGGCTGCTGACAACCGGATGGTCATTCCGGTTGGCAAGCCTGTCAAGCTGCTGATTACCGCGGCTGACGTCATTCACAGCTTTGCCATTCCTTCGGCGTGGTTCAAGCTGGATGCGGTTCCTGGCCGGATCAACGAGAAAGTGCTGCAGATTGACCGTGAGGGTGTTTACTATGGCCAGTGTTCCGAACTTTGCGGCGCACGGCACGGCTTCATGCCGATCACGGTGGAAGTGCTCTCGGAAGAGAAATTCAACAACTGGGTTCTCGCCAATGGCGGTACGGTGAAAGGCGCGGCAGCCGAGCCTGCTGCGACCGACGCTGCTGCCGACGAAGCGACCACCGAAATTGCGGCTGCTGATGCAGCTGCTGCGACCAACTGA